The window CTCTCCCCCGAACCCGGCCACCGCTAGCCTCGCGGGAACGATGGCAGAGTCGATCGCTCTGATGATGGGAAGGACAGACGCTCCCACGGCAACCGGCAGGGAGATCGCGAAGATCCGCCCGGCGATCTCCAGAGTCCCCTCCGGGGGACGTTCCGAATTCGCCCGGCCCCTGACATCTCCGTGTCTCCGTCTCCTCAACAAGAAGGCCCCGAGCAGGTACAGAAGGCCTGCCAAGCCACCCGCTGTGGCCCCCAACGCAGCCCCGGCCGCAGCGAATTCCACCCCTCGTGAAAGAAGAGTCAAAGCCAGCGCGAGCATTGTACCGACCCGGACCAGTTGCTCCATGATCTGTGAGAGCGCTGACGGGCCCATATTCTGAAGCCCCTGGAAATACCCGCGGAAGGCTGACATGACTGTGACAAAGAAAAGCGCCGGGGCGATTGAGCGGATCGCCAGCGCCACCCTGAGATCGTGGTAAACCTGGCCCGCAAGCCAGTCTGCAGAGAAGTACATGACCGCACTCGCCACGAGGCCCGTGACGAGCATGATATTGAGCGCAACACCCAGCACGCGTCCGGCTCCCCGGTCGTCCCCGATGGCAGTCCTCTCCGCCACCAGCTTGGATATGGCGAGAGGAAGCCCGGCGACTGAGGCAACGAGGAAGAAGTTGTACAGAGGCTGGGCCAGTTCGAGCAGGCCCATGCCCTCGTCGCCTATAAGGTTCGCGAGCGGGATCCTATAAAAGGCGCCCAAAATTCGGCTGATTATTCCGGCTGCGGCCATGATGACCGCGCCTCTTACGAAGGATTTATGCTCCCTGTGCTCTTTCGTTTAGTTCACCTGCCTGGCCATATACCCCGCGGCTGTGGTGACTAGTTTCTCCTCGAGATCGCCGACTGTGTGCTCACTTGAGGTGGTCCCCATCACGACCGCCCCAAGGGGATCACCTTCCACGATGATCGGGGCAATGGCAGCCGACACTATGGGGAGGTCTTCGTCGTTTTCTGCCAGAATCGACGAGGCGTCTCCGCCTCCCCTGTAGTGTACGAGGAGAACCTGCCTCTCGATCATGGCCTTCTCCACGGCCCTGCCGACGGTCTTCCCGACGGCAAAGGCCGTATCCGGGCCTGAGGCTGCAATCACCGTATCCCTGTCGCACACCAGGGCCACCCTGTCAGTCGTGCCCACCATGGATTCGACCATGTCCTCCGCGACCACCCGCAGCTGAGCGATGGGCGAATACTTCTTGATGATGATTGTGGAGTCCGGGTCGACGTATATCTCCACGGGATCTCCTTCTCGTATGCGGAGGTTCCTCCTGAGTTCCTTGGGCACTACGATCCTGCCCAGCTCGTCGATGCGTCTTACGATTCCAGTTGCTTTCACGTTGAGACCCCCTCCTGCGATTCATGTGGCACACGGGTCTACTGGTTTACTGCCACTCCGTGCTTCATCTCGGTCAGGACTCCAACCAGAGTATCTAGAATCTCCCGGTCCGACATCCCTTGGGTCTTCACTTTGATGCTCTGGGATTTCCCTATGTTCAGGACGACCCTGCCCTTGAACGGCCTTGCAACTTTCATGATATCCTGACTTGCGTACCTTATCCCATTCGCGAACCTCACGATCACGGCGTTTCGTTCTCCGGAGATGCTCGCCACCCCCAGTTCCCTCGCAAGCACCTTGAGGCCGGCGATGGAGATCAGGTTCCAGACAGGATCCGGCAAATTCCCGAACCTGTCGGTGAACTCCCGGGAAAGATCGGCACCGTCCTCCATGGTCTCAATGCCGTTGATCTTCTTGTAGACCTCGATCTTCTGCTTGGCGTCCGGCACGTACGTGTCGGGAACGAAAGCATCGACAGGGAGGTCTATCAAGATAGGCGGGAGTTCAGGTTTCTTAGGTTCACCCCGGAGTTCGCTTATGGTTTCCTCCAGAAGCCTGCAGTAGAGCTCGAACCCAACGGCCGCTATGTGCCCGTGCTGTTCCGACCCGAGGATGTTCCCTGCACCTCGAATCTCGAGATCTCTCAAAGCAATCTTGTACCCTGACCCCAGGCTCGTGAACTCCTTTATGGCAGCAAGCCTCTTCTCTGCGACCTCCGATAGGACCCTGTCCCGCTTGAACATCAGGTAAGCGTAGGCCACCCGGTTGGTCCTCCCGACTCTTCCACGCAACTGGTAGAGCTGGGCTAGCCCGAGGTCCTCCGCGTTGTTGATGACAATAGTGTTCACGTTCGGTATGTCTATGCCTGACTCTATTATAGTTGTGCATACGAGAACATCAAACTCCCGAGCGAGAAAACGCAACATCACGCGCTCAAGTTTCTCCTCAGGCATTTGGCCGTGAGCGACCTCGATAGAGGCTTCCGGGATCAGCCGTCGTAGAGACGCCGCGATATCCTCGATGTTTTGAACGCGATTGTGCACATAGTAGACCTGACCGCCCCGGTCGATCTCACGGAGAATGACCTCTCTCACCAGCGTATCGTTGCTCTCGACCACGTACGTCCTGATGGGGAACCTGTTCTCCGGAGGAGTCTCGATCAGGCTCATATCCCGGACGCCCACCATCGCCATGTGCAGGGTACGAGGGATCGGAGTGGCGGTGAGGGTGAGGACGTCCACTTCCTTCCTGAGCTCCTTCAGCCTTTCCTTCTGAGCCACACCAAACCTCTGTTCCTCGTCCACCACGACGAGGCCGAGGTTCTTGAACTTGACGTCCTGCGAGAGCAGTCTGTGAGTGCCAATGACCACGTCCACAGATCCCATCCTGATGCCCTTCACAATCTCCCTCTGCTCCGCTTCAGACTCGAACCTGGAGAGCATCGCAACCTTCATGGGAAACCCGCGGAACCGCTCCGTGAAAGTGGAATAGTGCTGCTGAGCAAGGATTGTGGTGGGTACCAGGACCACGACTTGCTTCCCGTCAGCCGCGGCCTTGAACGCCGCTCTCAGGGCTACCTCAGTCTTGCCGAACCCGACATCCCCGCAGAGCAGGCGATCCATGGGCATCGCTCGCTCCATGTCCCGCTTGACCTCGATGATCGCTCTCCACTGGTCCGGGGTCTCTTCGTATGGGAAGGCGTCTTCGAACTCCTGCTGCCACACAGTGTCGGGAGAGAATGCGTACCCACGGATGCTCTTCCTGGCCGCGTACAGCTCCAGCAGGCCTTTCGCCATGTCCTGGACGGACTCCCGCACCCGGCTCTTAGTGCGGGCCCACTCCGTCCCCCCCAACTTGTTGAGGCGCGGGGGCGACTCCTCCACCCCGATGTACTTCTGTAACATCGCCACCTGGTCGGTGGGAACATAGACTCTGTCTTCCCCGGCATACTGCACGAGGAGATAGTCTCTCTGCACCCCGCCGACCTCAAGAGTCTGAACCCCTGCGTACTTCCCTACGCCGTGGTTGATGTGGACCACGTAGTCCCCGGGAGTGAGGTCGGCGTAGCTCGTGATCCTTGCGCTTTCCTCGACCGCCGCGAAACGCCGGCGTTTCTTCTGCCTCCCATAGAGCTCTGAGTCGGTGAGCACCGCAAGCCCCAAGTCGGGGTAGTGAAACCCGGACTCCAGCTCCCCATGAGCGACTGTGACCGTTCCCTCTTCGGGGATGAAGTCTATGGACTTGGCCCGGTGCACAGGGATATCATTCTCTTCCAGGGTCTCCGCGAGGCGAGCCATTCTCTCCTGCGTCGAGACGATACAGACCACCCTGTACCGGCGCTTGCGGAGGGTCTTGATATCGCGCATGAGATCGTCCACTTTCCCCTGGAAGGGCTCAGCCTGCTTCATGGGGACAGCCCGGGCGCTGGCGAGAGCCTTCTCATCTAAGGCCCGCGACAACAGTGAGAATGACACTGACTGCCTTCCCTCCAGCAGGGACGTCACCTGGTCTCCGGAAAGGAAGACGTTCACCTGCAACGGAAGAATCATCCCGGCCTCGAGAAGGTTGGTGTAGGTTTCGCGGATCTCTGTCTCATAACCGGAGAGCGCCTCGCGGATCCTGGCAGGCTCGTCTATTATGCAGACGGCATCCAGTGCGTAATCCGCAAGTGTGGATTGTTCGGTGTAGAAGTACGGCAGGTACTGCTCGTCGTTGTCGAAATAGGCCCCAGCATCGAGTTTCGCGAGGTGGCGCTCGACACGATCCCTCAACTGGCCCCGGTTACCCGCGACCCGAGCCAGCTCGGCTGCGATCTTCCGGCGCCCGGCATCTCTCAACTCGGAGGAATATAGGAACTCCCTGGCGGGAGTGATGACAACCTCGTCGATGTCGCCACGAGACCTCTGCGATTCGGGGTCGAAGACTCTCAAAGACTCGACCTCGTCCCCGAAAAGCTCGATGCGGACAGGCTCGTCAGCATCCCTTGGGAAGATGTCGATTATTCCGCCTCTCACGCTCGCCTGACCTCTCGCGTCCACCCTACCCAGCC is drawn from Bacillota bacterium and contains these coding sequences:
- the mfd gene encoding transcription-repair coupling factor, producing the protein MTGILDLLMRSEEFRDTLSEVSRGAYKQHLLGLAGSQKSLYVAGLSHHSGRPVFVVTYSQQEAERLSADISTLLGPDRALIFPPVDLMPYEETPMSADLAAARAKAQMALVTGRQVVVIAPVRALGRRMVPPRVVTESLRRLRVGDTVDLSELEESLAGLGYERLGRVDARGQASVRGGIIDIFPRDADEPVRIELFGDEVESLRVFDPESQRSRGDIDEVVITPAREFLYSSELRDAGRRKIAAELARVAGNRGQLRDRVERHLAKLDAGAYFDNDEQYLPYFYTEQSTLADYALDAVCIIDEPARIREALSGYETEIRETYTNLLEAGMILPLQVNVFLSGDQVTSLLEGRQSVSFSLLSRALDEKALASARAVPMKQAEPFQGKVDDLMRDIKTLRKRRYRVVCIVSTQERMARLAETLEENDIPVHRAKSIDFIPEEGTVTVAHGELESGFHYPDLGLAVLTDSELYGRQKKRRRFAAVEESARITSYADLTPGDYVVHINHGVGKYAGVQTLEVGGVQRDYLLVQYAGEDRVYVPTDQVAMLQKYIGVEESPPRLNKLGGTEWARTKSRVRESVQDMAKGLLELYAARKSIRGYAFSPDTVWQQEFEDAFPYEETPDQWRAIIEVKRDMERAMPMDRLLCGDVGFGKTEVALRAAFKAAADGKQVVVLVPTTILAQQHYSTFTERFRGFPMKVAMLSRFESEAEQREIVKGIRMGSVDVVIGTHRLLSQDVKFKNLGLVVVDEEQRFGVAQKERLKELRKEVDVLTLTATPIPRTLHMAMVGVRDMSLIETPPENRFPIRTYVVESNDTLVREVILREIDRGGQVYYVHNRVQNIEDIAASLRRLIPEASIEVAHGQMPEEKLERVMLRFLAREFDVLVCTTIIESGIDIPNVNTIVINNAEDLGLAQLYQLRGRVGRTNRVAYAYLMFKRDRVLSEVAEKRLAAIKEFTSLGSGYKIALRDLEIRGAGNILGSEQHGHIAAVGFELYCRLLEETISELRGEPKKPELPPILIDLPVDAFVPDTYVPDAKQKIEVYKKINGIETMEDGADLSREFTDRFGNLPDPVWNLISIAGLKVLARELGVASISGERNAVIVRFANGIRYASQDIMKVARPFKGRVVLNIGKSQSIKVKTQGMSDREILDTLVGVLTEMKHGVAVNQ